One region of Danio aesculapii chromosome 7, fDanAes4.1, whole genome shotgun sequence genomic DNA includes:
- the irx3a gene encoding iroquois-class homeodomain protein IRX-3a, with translation MSFPQLGYQYIRPIYSQDRQGIGSARAGTDLSPSGALSNVLSTMYGSPFAAAQSYGAFLPYSNDLSIFNQLGAQYELKDSPGVQHPGFAHHHPAFYPYGQYQFGDPSRPKNATRESTSTLKAWLSEHRKNPYPTKGEKIMLAIITKMTLTQVSTWFANARRRLKKENKMTWTPRSRTDEEGNVYNSDHEGDDGDKREDEEEIDLENIDTENIENKDDLDEQDELHSDLKLDGRSDSEISDGYEDLQGPEQRLFKAMVKDGKEIHGDRAEHFHHHSHHHHLHHNSLEQANGEPVKINQAIINSPPSENNPPPAPKPKIWSLAETATTPDNPRKSPLMNGTSAVSATQTIITPHRLLSCPVGKIQSWTNRGFTAHQLALLNSNHYLGLSNQASANGLALYSRQAEDRSQNSESTVTERSSALEAEKKLLKTAFHPVQRRPQNQLEAAMVLSALSSS, from the exons ATGTCTTTCCCACAGCTGGGATATCAGTACATCCGACCCATATACTCGCAGGACAGGCAGGGGATAGGCAGTGCCCGAGCCGGGACAGACCTGAGCCCGTCCGGGGCGCTTTCTAATGTTCTCTCTACTATGTACGGATCACCTTTCGCTGCCGCACAAAGCTATGGAGCTTTTCTTccttattcaaatgatctgtcCATTTTCAACCAACTG ggTGCACAGTACGAATTAAAGGACAGCCCGGGCGTCCAGCATCCTGGATTTGCTCATCATCATCCTGCTTTTTACCCATATGGTCAGTACCAGTTCGGAGACCCTTCCAGACCCAAAAATGCCACCAGGGAGAGCACCAGCACGCTCAAGGCCTGGCTAAGCGAGCACCGGAAAAACCCATATCCCACCAAAGGCGAGAAGATCATGCTGGCCATCATCACTAAAATGACCCTCACTCAAGTGTCCACCTGGTTTGCCAACGCCAGGAGGAGGCTAAAGAAGGAGAACAAGATGACTTGGACCCCACGGAGTCGCACGGACGAAGAAGGAAATGTTTACAACAGCGATCACGAGGGAGATGACGGAGACAAACGCGAGGACGAGGAGGAAATCGATTTGGAGAATATCGACACGGAGAATATTGAGAATAAGGACGATTTAGACGAGCAGGACGAACTTCATTCTGATTTGAAACTGGATGGCAGGAGCGACTCTGAAATTTCAGACGGCTATGAGGATTTACAAGGGCCGGAGCAAAGGTTGTTCAAAGCGATGGTGAAAGACGGTAAAGAAATTCACGGCGACCGCGCAGAGCACTTTCACCACCACAGTCATCACCATCACCTCCACCACAACAGCTTAGAACAGGCCAACGGCGAGCCGGTCAAAATCAACCAGGCCATTATTAACTCTCCGCCCTCAGAAAACAACCCACCTCCGGCTCCAAAACCTAAGATCTGGTCTTTGGCAGAGACTGCCACAACTCCAGACAATCCACGAAAATCTCCTCTGATGAACGGGACTTCCGCTGTGTCGGCCACTCAGACCATCATCACTCCTCATAGACTCCTTTCGTGTCCCGTAGGGAAAATCCAGAGCTGGACAAATCGGGGTTTCACCGCACACCAGCTCGCCTTGCTGAACTCTAACCACTACTTAGGACTCAGTAACCAGGCTTCGGCGAATGGCCTTGCCCTGTACAGCAGACAAGCAGAGGACAGGAGTCAAAACTCCGAGTCCACAGTCACAG aaagATCTAGTGCCTTGGAAGCAGAAAAAAAGTTGTTAAAAACAGCCTTCCATCCTGTTCAAAGACG GCCCCAGAACCAACTCGAAGCTGCCATGGTATTATCCGCCCTCTCGTCCTCGTAG